tattattaattgttaatCTATTTGGATAGATCTACATGTCCAACTTATCATGATCTTTATATATGACgaattttatcatttaattatttttaacgGGAGTATGATCATTTATTAACTTGCACAATACattcaaaataacttataaaatGATGCACAGGTATTAAAACTAGTTTTCTTCTAAATTGGGATAAAGAGGTCTTCCAGCAGGAGTGAGATCACTTGGTTTCAGTTTTGGTTTAAGCATAATCTCCATAAAAACTGcaataatatcaaattaaaatatacaaaaattgCAATTTTTTCTAATCCACGAGCTTTCAAGCTAAAAGTGTCTAGCTTCCCTTAGTCATCATTGCAACTTAATGCTGTGATCGATTTTAGAATAAATGATCACACAGCTTTTTAGACTTTTAACCAATAGTCAATGGATTTAGAGTTTAGCTCTTTAAGGTATGTGAAATAATTCAATAAAGCAAGGAAAGAAGATATCACATACATTTTCAAGATCCCAAATTCTGATGGTCTTGTCATGAGAAGAAGTAGCAAGCCGTAGCATTGATGGACTAAAACGGATGTCAGTTATCGCTTGCGAGTGTTCATCAAGAGTTGCTTTAGATTCCCTAGAGCTCGAGCACCACAATCTAGCCTACATCACAAGATTATTATGCAACTGGGCCAAATGAGTGAATTGATCGATGagtaaaaaaactaataatgaCATAAAACCAAGGGCCTAGTGGAGTAATGGGTTGATAAGGTCAAATATTACTAAAGTGTACTCAAATTAAACCTccaaaatttttcttttaattgttaGGTTATCATTGTAACAATATAGTTTCTAAAATGATAATTATTCATAAAGAGTTAGTAAACAAAAAGTGTTTGCGGGTCAAGTCAACCCAAACTAGTTCACTTGTACAGTAAATTTCCCATTTTAGACCATTACCCAATTCAGATGACTTCATAAGAAGTACTTCAACTCACCTTTTTGTCTTCCCCACCAATTGCAACCAGTTTTCCATCGAATGAGATGTCACAACAATTGACACTAGTCATATGAACACTTCCAATTTCCAAGAACTTGAAacctttttacaaaaaaaaaaatgcacatAAGGTATGAATGTATGGTTCTGCTCTATTCTCATGTCTTCAGGAAAcagaattatatattaaataggaTCCAAACTATCTACATACCACTTGAAGCATGATGAACTTCGGCTTCTTTACCCGCACGAGATGAAAAGGAACTATCATTACCATCAAGAGCTCCATAGTTCAAGAAATCATCTATATTGATCTGCAAATGAATTTAATTATATCACTTAAACAAATGATGCCAAACTTTGAGGTAGCAAAAGGATGTTAAAACCAATCCCCCATATTTCACCATAAAATCTGAGGCATTTCAGTATTACCCAGAAGATATTTTTTCAAACCTGACTATTATCTTTACAATCAAACAACGTACTACCAACTTTTGTTCAAAATGCATTAATTTGCCTTCAACGCAGCGtatattaaatatttgaaaTGTGCAGGTGTTGCAACTTTCACAAGATCATAACAAGTAAGTTTTATCTCCAAGGAGTTAAAgagtttaaagaaaataatttaacaAGTAGATGGGCGAAAAGAGTCAAACAAGCCCATCACTCATGGTATATGTTCAATATGTGCCTAATCAATCACTTTACGTAAACAAAtacaaaactatataagtaaTATAGTTTGATAATCAGATTTGATTCCTAATTAGTTACAAAAGAATATCAATATGCTATACAAAAAGTGTATCTAGTGAACCCGACATGACATGTTGCAATCAACGACTGCTGGGTTAACAGGTTAAAGTTACCTTTTCATTATGCGGAGAGCTAGGCATTGACACTTCTCCTGCCAAGTTTGAGAATACCCCATTCACATTTGGAGTTCCTTGGCTATTGACAATAGCTGAAGAAATCAACGCATGCTTAGTAATATTTTCCATTGGAGGCTGAAATTGACCCTCGATTTGatttctctttctttcatttGGAGGTTGTACTTGACCGTCCAATTGACTTCGCTTTCTTTCATTTGGAACCTGAATTTGACCCTCCATTTGACTTCTCTTTCTTTCATTGAGAAGCTGAGCTTGGATCTCTATTTGTTGTTGGCAGGATAGTGGGGGCGGCTGTAGTGCAGCCTGCTGCTGATGAAGTCGACTCTGAATTTGATCCGGCCCCTATCAATTTCCATAATAAAATTAACACTACcaattagaggtggcaatttcaaccaAGAAAAAGGTCATTTGGATAATCTTTTGTCTCTAACAGGATAAATAGGCCAACTGAAAAGTAAATACACCAAATTGAAAGTGtgtttttaatgcatacaaacttttagatcgttttatgcacacaaaaaaaaggaataaaaaatattgtataacGAAAGCTTTTGTAATTATGAATGGGACCTAACTATTTCCATTATTTATGGAATATAAATGTTTCAAGTCAACTTAGAAAACTCGTTTCAATTAACAGAAAAATGTATCCTTATTGAGCTATTACCCGGCCTGCTCCTTTTTCACCTCTATTCTAATGCACtagaacatattattatattgagcTAAAATTTTGAGCTCACCATCAAAGGCCATCCCTTTAAAGGTACATTATTGGAAACTCCGGTTGCTGTTGAAACATACAAAAAATAGTTTGTTGTTAAACATGGCTTGGCAACGGGTCGGATCAAATATAAGGTAACTTAGCCAACTGAATGAATCATTATCAAACAACATAGAGCTCAATCTGCCAAAAGACCACCCGAAGTGACCGCTAATCCATGATTTAATTGAGTTGATTACCATCAAACCTTTGGGGCAGAGGTAGACATACATGGTCCACACATCTAGAAAAAAAGTtctgaacttttttttgttatgaaaatgttaaaataaatggATTTGTTACACTAGTGCATCTTCTGAAATATTTTGTTGTTATGGTAGTGCATAACTTGGTCTTAAATCATGATCCAATAAATTGgagttcaattttttttttttttaatgaaagaatCAAACTATCCATGTTTTAAAGATCAAGAGTGTAAACCATTTGAAGGCCAAGTGATTTGCATCCATTGATTAGTGAAAATTATACAGAACTTCACACATGATCAGAATGGTTCACAATAAACGTTGGGGTTATTTTTTAGAATACCATGAGCTCCAGTCGGTAAACCCTCAGGTCCTTGAGCACTCTGATTGATATAGGAGCCCATCAAACTATTGATGTCCTGTTTCACCATAAATGAATGGAAAATAAGGTAATATGCCACATTGATTAGCTTAGGGTGTTTTTATATGCATTTAAACTGATTAGTGTTTCTTGGAGTCACTTTAATCAGTTTAGGGTATTTGGAAAATGCATATTATTATAATGAGAACTATAttatttatgataaaaaaaacagaTATCGGGAAACACATAGAGAGTTAAAAGAAAATTGATCATTGAGATATATTAACCACAAGGGTGGTGGCCTAGTGATATAGACTAGGTCTCTAAGATTAAAATACCTAGAGGGCCCAAGTTCAAAACCTAAGAGCAAAACAAATATACCTCCCTTGTGGCCGTTGAGGTCCACCTGCAATGACTCTGGGCTACCCGCAAAGCGAGTGATCGCCCTGGGATTAGTCGGCTCACGGAGTGAGGCCTAGGTTAACGAAAGATACAAAAACTACCaactatttttaataattatcaatTTATCTAATCATCGCATTATAATCTATTCATACAAAATAATCACTTTAAAAACTCTCATCCAAACAAATTGGTAAAGCAAAACTGCAAAAAACCGAAAGATACGAACATGTGTAGGTGCCAAAGCTTGCATTTGACGTTCCATTGGAAGTTGATTCATCGAACTAATGGGATTCATAACCATGCCCATGATGTCTCCATACATTtactatatagatatatagcaAAGTTTATGCgataaatacatataaagaaATTGTTAATAGTGTGAAATTCCATTCAATACCCGTGGAAATGGTTGCCTCATAGGGGTTGATGTCTCCGCAACCCAGGGGCTTTTCACATTAACAGCATTGTTTGCGTTGACGGTTTGACGTTGATGTTGACCTTCTTGCTGCTGCATCATATGCAGTACTCTCATAGCCTGTCATTAAAGAAAAGTTCTTTGACTAAATAAGTCAAACATATCATAGTTTTGACTTATTATCCACAATAAACAAGAAATTCTATTGGCATTATACTAACATTTGAAAAACATTCTTCCTTTAGACAAAATCTGTAAATCCATATCCAAACATTCCCATAAACTTGAAAGAATATAATCTTAAAACTTTCAAACTGCCCCATTTGACTTCTCAATTCAAAAGTCAACAAAACATGTTATCGTGAAGACTCACCTCGTCACAAGGTTCCATAGAGCCTTGGTGGAGCTTGTACCTAGAAACAAAAATATCCCAAAACACTGTCCACCATTCGAAGAGGAAACCCCGTGGAGCATGGATTGCTGAAgtgaacaaaaaccgaaaatattatacattttaaactGTTCAAGCAAAAACTACATATAAATGAAGTCATAAACTTTGTTTTATGGCATAGTATTATCTGCATTTACCACGAACGTTAGCAGGGACTTTTGCTTCGTCTTCAAATACTTTTGCAGAAGTAATAAGTTTCCTCTTAACAAGATAATCAAGAATATAAACATCCAACCTGTTCTTTCATCAAAACAAGGCAAAACTAAGGATCTAActtataaacattatataatctCAGTAAGCATTTTTTTGCATGCTTACTTCTTATtcactttaaatttttttaccaCTAAACTCAAAATTGATACTTTTAACTTTAAGTCACTATACATATTATTGAACTAATATTTTCAATAACTTATAGTATTAGTGCTAAAACTTCTCGTCTCTCTACCCACGGTTAGAGCAAGAATGAATGTATGCATCCAACCTTTCCCACACTGTGTCCGCGACAGGATTGGGTAACGATCACGTCTAAAATAGTACTAAAACTTCTTATTTTGTTCATCGTACTAACTTGTTACAAGCTCagaaatataaacatacaaatatttttgttatacaTACACACAGACAGACTAAATATGAACATAATCAAAATGCTGATTTAAGCAAAACCCTCAAATAAACACCAAGATATATAAACATAAGCATACttaaatataaacacaaaaagatACAAACTTTTTTCAAGAAACAATTTAATCACACACACAATGCAAGTAAGAAAAACCCCATTTGAGTATACTCATAATCTATCGActtaaacccaaaaaaaaaatattatttcttaattaaaaaatactcCATGATTGATAAAACAAGAAAAGGagtattacttttttttaacaatacgaAATAGCAGAAGGTAAAACAAGAAAAGGAGAAGGGGGTTATTACATTGTATCAACATCCATGATTGATTGGTGGTGTTGTGAAGATTGAGACATGATTGTAAAACCCCACAAATAtgttttgagagaaaaataaTGTTGGTGACAAGAAACTAGTAATATTCTTCCAagaatgttttttttgtttatatttatgtttatgtattgATGTaagtaattatttaataatgataattgtgGGGGTTGGGAATTTAAAAGGCTTCTTTTTGACTTGTTTGATAGTGACTAAATTAGTGAAAGAGTACGGATGGCTTTCTAATGTTACTCCCGTGCTCCTCTACGAATTAGTAAGATATGATAGTTGGAGATTTGGACCAAAATATTGTATATGTAATGAAGTAGGTTTGTCGATGAGTTGAAATTTCAAGCATGACAGGATTTGaatttaatttgaaaagtttATGCTATGCTTGAATTAgaacttaattttaaaaaaattatgtcaAACTTGAGTTATTATTAGATATAATAAGGAAAATGAGCAAAGTCCGTTAAGTTAGAAGATTTTTTGCTTTTAAGAACAGAAATTAAGGATTCGACATCCACTTTCTACAATTCAATAAAAATACTACTTAAACCAGCCACACTTAAGTTAGAGCTTAAACAATTCAATAAAAATTAGACTTTTAACTTATGAGAATTTGACCTTATGATTTTTCTAAGTTATAAGATTTATTCGCCTACCAAGATTTTGGTAATTTATTTTCATAAGTTACTTGAAGTAGTTTCTTAAATACCTTCTAATTTGGATTGTTATAACCAATAACTAAAAGCACAACTCAATTTTTAATCTCCGCAACATAGTTTAGTAGCTTTGTACTTCATTCACAATTGATTTCTTTAAGCAATTTATAATTGGGGTTGTGATTTGATAATTTCAACATCAACCAAACAATATGACTAGCAAGTTTAAATATTAAACGTATTTTTAAAGCAAAATCACATAGGTAAATACCCCGTAGTAATGTAACATCCTTCATAGTGTTATTTTAACATAATAAactatatgttttaaattaCACATAATacgttattgttatttttttgtcTAATGTTTaattgctattattattattattattattattattattattattggtaaaTCGTAATTGACTGAACACGAAAACGCGTTTAGTATGAAAACTCCATTAAGAGCTCCGTCTAGAGGCAAATCCCATTTATTAAGGGTGAGAGCCGTATTTAGattgaaaattttctttttttttttgttaatgggATACCttgtgaaattttttaaaaataaaaataaaaaataacaaaaaagaaatctGTTATAAATCGATGGTCAATTTTATCAAAgacgagagtaagtacctgtgcgttgcggtggtgagatggtgaAAGTggtaggtcatagagtgtgatagccaaatgccttaaccataCAGGTTCCGccattggatttaaaaattcgtcgaaagtatatcgaatgacatctctaatgaaagagcgtgaagttttaagaacacccatataatttttataatttaacgaTGTAcaattttttagataaaagattttgaatgaattggaaaaataaatgatttgtagaggagagaaaaaaaaataattggttgaaatttaaagagagagaaatggtattatatttcttttaaataaatataaaatagatagagAGACATTTTgtgaaagtaaatgttgaaacttaaatttagacaaaataaatttactttatagaagtatagatatggTAGTGCATATAAGATTTAGTTGCGATGTATGAGTTGGAGAATATATTTAGGAGATTTGAATAAATCCCATTTATCAAAGGGGAAGGAGATATGGATCTTTTCCTAAGTGAAaatatctttttcatttttaggttGGTGCATGATAAATGGACCTTAGTTTTTTCTTAGTgaacccaaaaataaaaaatattattttattatatattttttcaacttgtttctctttctctctcgtTACAAGCtcactttttagttttccaaCTTAAATGAATTTTCATTTTGTAGTAGAAATTTCTATTTTAAA
The sequence above is drawn from the Erigeron canadensis isolate Cc75 chromosome 4, C_canadensis_v1, whole genome shotgun sequence genome and encodes:
- the LOC122595155 gene encoding transcriptional corepressor LEUNIG-like yields the protein MSQSSQHHQSIMDVDTMLDVYILDYLVKRKLITSAKVFEDEAKVPANVRAIHAPRGFLFEWWTVFWDIFVSRYKLHQGSMEPCDEAMRVLHMMQQQEGQHQRQTVNANNAVNVKSPWVAETSTPMRQPFPRDINSLMGSYINQSAQGPEGLPTGAHATGVSNNVPLKGWPLMGPDQIQSRLHQQQAALQPPPLSCQQQIEIQAQLLNERKRSQMEGQIQVPNERKRSQLDGQVQPPNERKRNQIEGQFQPPMENITKHALISSAIVNSQGTPNVNGVFSNLAGEVSMPSSPHNEKINIDDFLNYGALDGNDSSFSSRAGKEAEVHHASSGFKFLEIGSVHMTSVNCCDISFDGKLVAIGGEDKKARLWCSSSRESKATLDEHSQAITDIRFSPSMLRLATSSHDKTIRIWDLENLGSSIRTFTGHSASVTSLDFHPKKEDLVCSCDETEIRYWTIKNSGCVQLAKGGASQVRFQCGIGKHLAAVHGNTISLLDLERPQARKHVLKSHTSNVQSICWDFSGELLISVSEDSLKIWRMDSGGKADCIRELSVSGKRFHCATFHPIHPSIVIIGCHKSLELWNMAENILMTPNEEPVSALAVSSTSGLIVSGGHNDSIIKIWK